In Arthrobacter burdickii, one DNA window encodes the following:
- a CDS encoding sugar ABC transporter substrate-binding protein — protein MLNTRPRTFSGSITKYLAMSGVLALALTGCSLKEPSASTTPAPAASGVAAGQASSADIPSLEGKTVGIAAKDIVHDFSRVVYDTVQERVKELGGEVIATQAEAKENKHVSDVENLIAQKPDAIIVILGDATTLGPALKKVKEAGIPLFTVDFQSEYSVNNVTSDNWVIGSTVARTIAEDIGGEGRILVFNGFPGVAPCRIRYSELEVVLEDYPKIELIQPELQDKYEGTVEDAKQQINDALRRLPEGEIDAIWSCWDIPQIGAAQAIDAAGRDEIKVYGVDAEPGALDMIADPESSFTGTVAQQTAALGTQSADNVALFLSGAEDDVPTTNYLNPVFINKDNVAEVRSELGI, from the coding sequence ATGTTGAACACCCGCCCCCGCACGTTTTCCGGCTCGATCACCAAATACTTGGCAATGTCGGGCGTTCTCGCCCTGGCCTTGACGGGGTGTTCCCTGAAGGAGCCCTCGGCCTCAACCACGCCGGCACCCGCCGCCAGTGGAGTTGCAGCCGGCCAGGCCTCGAGTGCCGACATTCCCTCGCTGGAGGGGAAGACGGTCGGTATTGCCGCAAAGGACATCGTTCACGACTTCAGCCGCGTCGTGTACGACACCGTGCAGGAACGGGTGAAGGAGTTGGGCGGAGAAGTGATCGCTACCCAGGCGGAGGCGAAGGAGAACAAGCACGTCTCCGACGTCGAGAACCTGATTGCGCAAAAGCCTGATGCCATCATCGTGATCCTGGGCGATGCCACCACGCTCGGGCCGGCGTTGAAAAAGGTCAAGGAAGCGGGCATTCCGCTCTTTACGGTCGATTTCCAGTCCGAGTACTCGGTCAACAACGTCACCAGTGACAACTGGGTGATCGGCTCCACCGTGGCGCGTACCATCGCCGAGGATATCGGCGGTGAGGGGCGGATCCTGGTCTTCAACGGGTTCCCGGGCGTCGCACCGTGCCGTATCCGCTACAGCGAACTCGAGGTCGTCCTGGAGGACTACCCGAAGATCGAGCTGATCCAGCCCGAACTCCAGGACAAGTACGAAGGTACTGTCGAGGACGCCAAGCAGCAGATCAACGACGCACTCCGCAGGCTGCCCGAGGGCGAGATCGACGCCATCTGGTCCTGCTGGGACATCCCTCAGATCGGCGCGGCGCAGGCCATCGACGCCGCGGGCCGCGACGAGATCAAGGTGTACGGCGTCGACGCCGAGCCAGGCGCACTGGACATGATCGCCGACCCGGAGTCCTCCTTCACCGGGACGGTGGCCCAGCAGACGGCAGCGCTGGGCACGCAGTCCGCGGACAACGTCGCCCTGTTCCTGTCCGGGGCCGAGGATGACGTGCCCACCACGAACTACCTGAATCCTGTGTTCATCAACAAGGACAACGTGGCCGAGGTGCGCAGTGAGCTCGGAATCTAG
- a CDS encoding histidine phosphatase family protein, translated as MRLLLIRHGQTPNNVTGHLDTAFPGAGLSTLGKQQALAVPSALATQNITASITAIYASPLIRTQLTAEPLAATLGRDIRVVPGLEEISAGNLEMLNDPASVEAYATCLISWMEGDLDQRMPGGTTGHEFIERYDNTLRMIARAHSPEDSVAVFSHGAAIRVCTAVSTRMPPVRVRTLTLHNTGMSILNGDPDQQWSLEAWQSDPLGGAALEGATSHDVTGNAG; from the coding sequence ATGAGATTGTTGTTGATTCGCCATGGGCAAACCCCGAACAACGTCACCGGTCATCTGGATACAGCCTTCCCAGGCGCCGGCTTGAGCACCCTTGGGAAGCAGCAAGCGCTAGCCGTGCCGTCAGCTCTCGCAACCCAGAACATCACCGCGAGCATCACCGCGATCTACGCCTCACCCCTTATCCGAACGCAACTGACCGCCGAACCCTTGGCAGCCACGCTCGGCCGCGACATCCGCGTTGTCCCTGGTTTGGAAGAAATCAGCGCCGGCAACCTGGAAATGCTCAACGATCCCGCATCGGTTGAGGCGTACGCCACCTGCCTGATCAGCTGGATGGAGGGCGACCTCGACCAGCGTATGCCCGGCGGTACGACCGGACACGAGTTCATCGAGCGATACGACAACACCCTCCGGATGATCGCCCGCGCTCATTCCCCGGAGGATTCAGTCGCTGTGTTCTCACACGGCGCCGCGATCAGGGTCTGTACCGCCGTCTCCACCCGCATGCCCCCAGTCCGTGTACGGACGCTGACCCTCCACAACACCGGGATGAGTATCCTGAACGGCGACCCCGACCAGCAGTGGTCCCTTGAAGCGTGGCAATCAGACCCGTTAGGCGGTGCAGCACTGGAGGGCGCCACCTCGCACGACGTCACCGGGAATGCCGGATAG
- a CDS encoding helix-turn-helix domain-containing protein, giving the protein MTMNLLTVAEIAAQMRVSKMTVYRLVQSGEMHGIRFGRSYRVPETSVQQYLESVNSGTDFRTPTS; this is encoded by the coding sequence ATGACGATGAACCTTCTGACCGTCGCGGAGATAGCCGCGCAGATGCGGGTTTCGAAGATGACGGTGTACCGCCTGGTGCAGTCCGGGGAGATGCACGGTATCCGGTTCGGTCGCTCCTACCGGGTGCCGGAAACGTCCGTGCAGCAGTACCTCGAATCGGTCAATTCAGGCACTGATTTCCGCACTCCAACCAGCTGA
- a CDS encoding YegP family protein, which yields MAGTFEVFRDGGVSLRFRLKASDGTVVAVSGQFLDKASAVEGIRAVRECAGTGLITDLCPPMPTAAMERDPLPAAAA from the coding sequence ATGGCTGGAACGTTCGAGGTTTTCCGTGACGGAGGAGTTTCCTTGAGGTTCAGGCTGAAAGCGTCCGACGGGACGGTCGTAGCCGTGTCCGGGCAGTTCTTGGATAAAGCGTCAGCGGTTGAGGGCATTCGCGCGGTCCGTGAGTGCGCTGGGACGGGGCTGATCACGGACCTCTGCCCACCGATGCCCACTGCAGCAATGGAGCGGGACCCCCTACCCGCCGCGGCGGCATAA
- a CDS encoding dihydrofolate reductase family protein, translating into MGALVIIEFLTVDGVMQGLGSPQEDTEGGFTAGGWGAPYAQSIHQITTASGLENTSSYLFGRKTYEKMAAFWPHQPSDNPMAAHLNATPKYVASRTLTDAAWAGTRILPSGVPAAVRALKMTVEGDIAVLGSGVLCRELLAEDLVDEIRLFIHPLLLGAGKRLFGGLPAPRHLALKSVAQTDLGTVALVYSLQP; encoded by the coding sequence ATGGGCGCGTTGGTCATCATCGAGTTCTTGACGGTCGACGGGGTCATGCAAGGCCTTGGGTCCCCTCAGGAAGACACGGAAGGCGGATTTACAGCCGGAGGGTGGGGCGCGCCTTACGCCCAGAGCATCCATCAGATCACCACGGCGTCAGGGCTCGAGAACACCTCAAGCTACCTGTTCGGGCGCAAGACGTACGAGAAGATGGCCGCGTTCTGGCCTCATCAACCCTCCGACAACCCCATGGCCGCCCATCTCAATGCCACTCCCAAGTACGTGGCATCCCGGACCCTGACCGACGCAGCATGGGCAGGGACACGAATCCTTCCCTCCGGGGTCCCGGCCGCTGTAAGAGCTCTCAAGATGACCGTCGAGGGGGACATCGCGGTACTGGGCAGCGGCGTCCTCTGCCGGGAGTTGCTCGCCGAGGATCTGGTCGACGAAATCCGTCTTTTCATCCACCCACTGCTCCTGGGCGCTGGCAAGCGCCTGTTCGGTGGACTACCCGCCCCGCGCCACCTTGCGCTGAAGTCCGTCGCACAGACAGACCTCGGCACCGTCGCACTCGTCTACAGCCTGCAACCGTGA
- a CDS encoding GNAT family N-acetyltransferase produces the protein MISEASLVSVDAEGRIIACIVVIKRPSKDGGAGTAFITELFTHPHHRRQGLAEDLLRCAIDKLHATGWPAVAVTLDSTNAAAMALYLSMDFRRW, from the coding sequence GTGATATCCGAAGCCAGCCTGGTATCCGTCGACGCCGAGGGACGGATCATCGCCTGCATCGTCGTGATAAAACGGCCATCGAAGGACGGGGGCGCCGGGACCGCGTTCATCACCGAACTGTTCACCCACCCCCACCACCGCAGGCAAGGCCTGGCCGAGGACCTGCTGCGCTGCGCCATCGACAAACTCCACGCCACAGGCTGGCCGGCGGTCGCCGTCACCCTGGACAGCACGAACGCCGCCGCGATGGCCCTCTACCTCTCCATGGACTTCCGCCGCTGGTGA
- a CDS encoding MarR family winged helix-turn-helix transcriptional regulator produces MVTLEELVAAGPARQVDLIPRLQITGQTLGRMLRSLEERGLVSRSTGINGDGRQILVTITQQGTDLLMQAKRIEATFRALEGQPVEELRADLLTILRTRLPNH; encoded by the coding sequence GTGGTGACCCTGGAGGAACTCGTGGCTGCAGGACCGGCACGACAAGTCGACCTGATCCCCCGGTTGCAGATCACCGGTCAAACGCTGGGCAGGATGCTGCGCAGCCTCGAGGAACGCGGTCTGGTCAGCCGGTCAACCGGTATCAACGGCGACGGCCGGCAGATCCTCGTGACCATCACGCAGCAGGGCACTGACCTCCTGATGCAGGCCAAACGCATCGAAGCAACCTTCAGAGCCTTGGAAGGACAACCCGTTGAGGAGTTACGCGCCGACCTCCTCACAATCCTCCGAACCCGACTCCCTAATCACTAA
- a CDS encoding SGNH/GDSL hydrolase family protein — protein MPGQEQYREDRRQSWSRYVALGDSFTEGVGDPEPGSVGGLRGWADRVAEEFATGRNDFAYANLAVRGLLMEQILNQQIGQALALEPDLITLSAGGNDMVFHNSDPDKLADRLEAGVSVLAETGATIVLFTGPDWGSTPVLGRNRGRVAIFNENLRAIAARHDAVTVDLWALRQFRDPRMWDPDRLHLSPLGHHTVAMAVLDTLGVRHTLVPLEAKDLPNGSWREARAGDLAWAKTYLLPWALKQVRHHGALEERRAKRPYAAPVLEDGNPSAPPPALVKG, from the coding sequence ATTCCGGGTCAGGAGCAGTATCGGGAAGACCGCCGGCAATCGTGGAGCCGGTACGTGGCGCTGGGGGATTCCTTCACCGAAGGGGTGGGAGACCCTGAACCAGGCAGCGTTGGAGGGCTGCGGGGTTGGGCCGACCGTGTTGCCGAAGAGTTCGCTACCGGGCGCAATGACTTCGCCTACGCTAATCTCGCGGTGCGCGGGCTGTTGATGGAGCAAATCCTGAACCAGCAGATCGGACAGGCACTGGCACTTGAGCCGGACCTGATCACACTGTCCGCCGGCGGGAACGACATGGTGTTCCATAACAGCGATCCGGACAAACTCGCGGACAGGCTTGAAGCCGGGGTGAGCGTGCTGGCCGAAACGGGGGCGACCATCGTGTTGTTCACGGGACCGGACTGGGGATCAACCCCGGTACTGGGCCGCAACCGTGGGAGAGTGGCCATCTTCAACGAGAACCTCCGTGCCATCGCTGCCCGCCATGATGCGGTAACCGTGGATCTTTGGGCCCTCAGGCAGTTCAGGGATCCTCGGATGTGGGACCCGGACCGGTTGCATCTGTCCCCGCTGGGCCACCACACGGTGGCCATGGCAGTACTGGACACCCTCGGTGTCCGTCATACCCTGGTACCGCTGGAGGCCAAGGACCTGCCGAACGGTAGCTGGCGTGAGGCCAGGGCCGGTGACCTTGCGTGGGCAAAAACCTACCTTCTCCCCTGGGCCCTGAAGCAGGTGCGGCACCACGGTGCGCTGGAGGAGCGCCGGGCGAAGCGCCCCTACGCCGCCCCGGTTCTCGAGGACGGGAACCCTTCAGCGCCGCCCCCGGCCCTGGTGAAGGGATAG
- a CDS encoding YegP family protein → MAGKFELFRDGGVSFRFRLKASDGTVLAVSGQFSDKASAVEGISAVRECAGMGLITDLCLPMPPEEVMEQGLLPAAMAR, encoded by the coding sequence ATGGCTGGAAAGTTCGAGCTCTTCCGTGACGGAGGAGTTTCTTTCAGGTTCAGGTTGAAAGCGTCCGATGGGACGGTCCTAGCCGTCTCCGGGCAGTTCTCGGACAAAGCATCAGCGGTCGAGGGTATTAGCGCGGTCCGTGAGTGCGCTGGGATGGGGCTGATCACCGACCTCTGCCTACCGATGCCCCCTGAAGAAGTCATGGAGCAGGGCCTCCTACCCGCCGCTATGGCGAGATAG
- a CDS encoding helix-turn-helix domain-containing protein, whose amino-acid sequence MTTAQNNPAPNNPMTETLLTVAEIAARIRVSKMTVYRLVQSGALNGVRFGRSYRVPETAVEQYLDSINSKH is encoded by the coding sequence ATGACAACAGCACAGAACAATCCGGCACCGAACAATCCAATGACGGAGACACTGCTGACGGTTGCGGAGATCGCCGCCCGGATACGGGTCTCGAAAATGACCGTGTACCGCCTGGTCCAATCCGGGGCACTGAACGGTGTCCGGTTTGGCCGCTCCTACCGGGTGCCAGAAACCGCCGTGGAGCAATACCTCGACTCCATCAACTCAAAGCACTGA
- a CDS encoding sensor histidine kinase — protein sequence MRQQAVLAAVVTMAVILIIAGVILLSVLRSSLLDNARDLAVQRRDTIAEQIQENDPESLPNDLPGDLAGDLAGEGTGTGESSGTQVAQVISPGGTVIATTDASMDDPLYSGEHLAAGQSYLSEAPGLIGMVDVDDYIVAAEGITTPGGDMVVAVGVSTAIERDAISTVGWFLLTGVPVLLALAGTLMWFLVGRALRPVERIRSTVAGISHQHLDERVEVPPTRDEIERLATTMNGMLARLQSADAAQRRFVTDASHELRSPLATLTTGLEIAAADSSDVTWRETSAMLQTQALRMGYLVEDLLTLAKIDDAGLKFVMQDVDLDDLLLEELNRLKSVSRHAIHAHIEPVRITADPHRITQVIRNLLNNADRHAASTISINLSNSASEHPSTHASSDASDSHGHGQAILTIDNDGDRIPETQRERVFERFVRLDESRTRESGGSGLGLAISKNIIRAHAGTILATENTDGHTRFVVTLPLQSPSAIRPKIEGKEM from the coding sequence GTGCGCCAGCAGGCCGTCCTGGCCGCGGTCGTCACCATGGCCGTCATCCTGATCATCGCCGGTGTCATCCTCCTGTCAGTGCTGCGGTCCTCGCTCCTGGACAACGCCCGGGATCTCGCCGTGCAGCGCCGCGACACCATCGCCGAACAGATCCAGGAGAACGACCCTGAATCCCTTCCCAATGATCTCCCTGGTGATCTCGCCGGTGATCTGGCTGGTGAAGGAACCGGCACCGGCGAAAGCTCCGGAACGCAGGTAGCGCAGGTCATCAGCCCGGGCGGCACCGTCATCGCCACCACCGACGCGTCCATGGACGATCCGTTGTATAGCGGGGAACATCTTGCTGCCGGACAGTCCTACCTTTCCGAAGCTCCTGGGCTGATCGGCATGGTCGACGTCGATGACTACATCGTGGCAGCCGAGGGGATTACCACCCCGGGTGGGGACATGGTGGTCGCGGTCGGTGTATCCACCGCCATCGAACGCGACGCCATCAGCACCGTCGGTTGGTTCCTCCTCACCGGGGTGCCGGTCCTGCTCGCCCTGGCGGGAACACTCATGTGGTTTCTCGTCGGACGGGCGCTCCGGCCGGTTGAACGGATCCGCTCAACGGTCGCCGGTATCTCTCACCAGCACCTCGACGAACGCGTCGAAGTACCCCCTACCCGGGACGAAATCGAACGACTGGCTACGACCATGAACGGCATGCTGGCCCGCCTGCAGAGCGCCGATGCCGCCCAGCGGCGGTTCGTCACGGACGCCAGCCACGAGCTACGCAGTCCCCTGGCCACCCTGACAACAGGACTCGAAATCGCCGCCGCCGACTCGTCCGATGTGACCTGGCGCGAGACCTCCGCCATGCTGCAAACCCAAGCACTCAGGATGGGATACCTCGTCGAAGACCTGCTGACGCTTGCGAAAATCGACGATGCCGGACTCAAATTCGTCATGCAGGACGTTGACCTCGACGATCTACTCCTCGAGGAACTGAACCGGCTGAAATCCGTGTCGCGTCACGCCATCCACGCCCACATCGAGCCCGTCCGCATCACCGCAGACCCCCACCGCATTACTCAGGTCATCCGAAACCTCCTGAACAACGCCGACCGGCACGCCGCCTCCACTATCAGCATCAATCTAAGCAACAGCGCCAGCGAGCATCCGAGCACGCATGCCAGCTCTGACGCGAGTGACTCACACGGCCATGGACAAGCAATTCTGACCATCGACAACGATGGCGACAGGATCCCCGAAACCCAGCGCGAACGCGTCTTCGAACGCTTCGTCCGCCTCGATGAGAGCCGCACCCGCGAAAGCGGCGGCAGTGGCTTAGGCCTGGCAATCAGCAAAAACATCATCCGCGCCCATGCGGGCACCATCCTCGCTACCGAGAACACCGACGGCCACACGCGCTTCGTCGTCACCCTGCCTCTGCAGTCCCCTTCAGCCATACGGCCGAAGATTGAAGGCAAGGAGATGTGA
- a CDS encoding response regulator transcription factor, which translates to MRVLLVEDEKDLAESIRRGLTNEGFVVDVAHDGVTGAWMAVENPYDAAVLDIMLPGKHGYQVLKEIRAAKIWTPVLMLTAKDGEYDQTDAFDLGADDYLTKPFSFIVLVAHLRALIRRGAPERPVSLSVGSLLLDPVRRRVTRGGAPIALTPKEYAIVHYLMRHHDQVVSKAEILDNVWDAAYEGSDNVVEVYVGYLRKKLDAPFGMSTLTTVRGMGYCLVSDER; encoded by the coding sequence ATGCGTGTGCTGCTGGTCGAGGACGAGAAGGACTTGGCCGAGTCAATCCGCCGGGGGCTTACCAATGAGGGTTTCGTGGTCGATGTCGCCCACGACGGCGTCACCGGGGCGTGGATGGCGGTGGAGAATCCCTACGACGCCGCGGTCCTGGACATCATGCTTCCGGGCAAGCATGGCTACCAGGTCCTTAAGGAAATCCGGGCAGCGAAAATCTGGACTCCCGTGCTGATGCTCACGGCGAAGGACGGCGAGTACGACCAGACGGACGCCTTTGATCTTGGCGCCGACGACTACCTGACTAAACCCTTCAGCTTCATCGTCCTCGTCGCACACCTGCGGGCGCTGATCCGCCGTGGTGCTCCAGAGCGCCCGGTCTCGTTGAGCGTCGGATCTCTCCTCCTGGACCCCGTGCGGCGCAGGGTGACCCGGGGAGGGGCCCCTATCGCGCTGACGCCGAAGGAGTACGCCATCGTGCACTATCTGATGCGTCACCACGACCAGGTGGTGTCCAAAGCAGAGATCCTCGATAACGTCTGGGACGCAGCCTACGAGGGCAGCGACAACGTCGTCGAGGTATACGTGGGGTACCTGCGCAAGAAACTCGACGCACCCTTTGGCATGAGCACCCTGACCACCGTCCGAGGCATGGGCTACTGCCTGGTCTCCGATGAACGCTGA
- a CDS encoding DedA family protein has translation MMTPMVGAMTTATTTVLPAGLSLGDVTDPSALLQHAGGWVLLVVAGIVFVESGVLFPFLPGDSLIFTAGLLHARLDLPLILLIAVVVAAAITGDQVGYWLGRSFGRRLFKEDARILNTRYLTAAEHFFTRYGGRSLVLARFVPFARTFVPLAAGAAHYRYRSFLMWNVLGGVLWGAGLVLAGSVLGGVPFIAGHVDLIALVIVVVSVVPTIIEVTRHVRRNRAGTSATPSTAQTQGQDESAA, from the coding sequence ATGATGACACCTATGGTCGGTGCGATGACCACGGCGACGACGACCGTGCTGCCTGCTGGTTTGTCGCTGGGCGATGTGACTGATCCGTCCGCGCTCCTGCAACACGCCGGAGGATGGGTTCTGCTGGTGGTCGCCGGGATCGTGTTCGTCGAATCCGGGGTGCTGTTTCCCTTCCTCCCGGGGGATTCCCTGATTTTCACGGCCGGATTGTTGCATGCCCGGTTGGATCTACCGCTGATACTGCTGATCGCGGTGGTTGTGGCAGCGGCCATCACGGGGGACCAGGTCGGGTACTGGCTGGGGCGGAGCTTCGGACGAAGATTGTTCAAGGAGGACGCCCGCATCCTGAACACCCGGTACCTCACCGCTGCCGAGCATTTTTTCACCCGGTATGGGGGCCGATCGCTCGTGCTGGCCCGGTTCGTACCCTTTGCCAGGACCTTTGTTCCGCTGGCGGCCGGCGCTGCCCACTACCGATACCGGTCATTTCTGATGTGGAACGTCCTCGGCGGGGTCCTCTGGGGTGCGGGGCTGGTACTTGCCGGTTCCGTGCTCGGGGGCGTGCCCTTCATCGCCGGTCACGTCGACCTCATCGCGTTGGTAATCGTTGTCGTCTCCGTGGTCCCCACCATCATCGAGGTGACCCGACACGTACGCCGCAACCGGGCCGGCACATCAGCTACGCCGTCGACGGCACAGACACAGGGACAGGACGAGTCGGCCGCATGA
- a CDS encoding PepSY domain-containing protein encodes MKITQNKKALVGSLAGLALVSGTVLVGVAVANANSASTPASGTTQNEQDEQDGQNEQNDQDGQNDQDEALVKGSIPVPESATEVPDAEESAQLTQLATIDATGAEGAATASVPGSTAISTELSGDDGFLVYDVTVKDGAGAVTEVTVDAGNGTILASEAGDDEGADGGGTDEADEADGAGSQDDNGADGEMNDAADAAQDATHGK; translated from the coding sequence ATGAAGATCACGCAGAATAAGAAGGCCCTGGTGGGGTCCCTCGCGGGTCTGGCTCTGGTCAGCGGCACCGTTCTCGTCGGCGTGGCTGTCGCCAACGCCAATAGCGCCAGCACGCCCGCATCAGGGACAACCCAGAACGAGCAGGACGAGCAGGACGGGCAGAACGAGCAGAACGACCAGGACGGGCAGAACGACCAGGACGAAGCGTTGGTGAAGGGATCGATCCCGGTCCCCGAGTCGGCCACCGAGGTCCCCGACGCCGAGGAATCCGCTCAACTCACCCAGTTGGCCACTATCGACGCGACAGGGGCCGAGGGGGCCGCAACCGCATCCGTCCCTGGTAGCACCGCCATCAGCACTGAGCTCAGCGGCGACGATGGGTTCCTCGTCTACGACGTAACCGTCAAGGACGGGGCCGGCGCAGTGACCGAAGTGACGGTCGATGCCGGCAACGGCACAATCCTGGCCTCTGAAGCCGGTGACGACGAGGGCGCCGACGGTGGCGGAACCGATGAAGCCGACGAGGCGGATGGGGCTGGCTCGCAGGACGACAACGGCGCGGACGGCGAAATGAACGACGCCGCAGACGCCGCTCAGGACGCCACCCACGGCAAGTAG
- a CDS encoding SGNH/GDSL hydrolase family protein, protein MDRTGLRHRAGHRRLRAAITVGAPFAVGILLIAAAADGSLLAPGARSTIAPTTAASHAPARQVGHAAPASPTASASPTTGVIPEPPTAEPSPAQCIDPISKGPGLKLPDPGRAALLIGDSQSGGAAGVPAQRTWTQAGLRGAGYDVRFVGAGGTGFVATTSSATNYPSALTQGQWTLPCTDPALIVIQGGGNDATQGATDAQITGGADAVVSTLTRTYPSSVIVMIGTLARGAAAGGGRRTAVDGVLGAYALGHHLAFISAGDWLTRYQASSQLADGVHLTQAGHDHLAGVLGTQLNELQLTQTDLARAQQTRPNAER, encoded by the coding sequence ATGGACAGGACAGGACTCAGGCACAGGGCAGGACACAGACGACTTCGGGCCGCGATCACTGTGGGCGCACCTTTCGCCGTTGGCATCCTGCTGATAGCGGCGGCCGCGGACGGCAGCCTCCTCGCCCCCGGTGCACGCAGCACAATCGCGCCCACGACAGCCGCGAGCCATGCCCCCGCGAGACAAGTCGGGCACGCCGCCCCAGCCTCCCCGACGGCATCTGCCAGCCCCACCACGGGGGTCATCCCCGAACCTCCTACCGCCGAACCGTCTCCCGCGCAGTGCATCGATCCCATCAGCAAAGGACCCGGGCTAAAATTGCCCGATCCCGGAAGGGCAGCTCTGCTGATTGGCGACTCCCAGTCCGGTGGCGCGGCCGGAGTCCCCGCCCAGAGGACTTGGACGCAGGCCGGGCTCCGCGGTGCAGGGTACGACGTCCGGTTCGTCGGGGCCGGTGGCACCGGATTCGTGGCCACCACCAGCAGCGCAACCAATTACCCCTCGGCGCTCACACAGGGACAGTGGACCCTGCCATGCACGGATCCGGCCCTGATCGTCATTCAGGGCGGCGGCAACGACGCCACCCAGGGTGCAACCGACGCGCAGATCACCGGCGGCGCCGACGCGGTCGTCTCCACACTCACCCGAACCTACCCCTCCTCGGTGATTGTCATGATCGGGACGCTGGCACGAGGAGCGGCCGCCGGTGGTGGACGACGCACCGCGGTCGACGGGGTCCTGGGCGCTTACGCACTCGGTCATCACCTGGCTTTCATCAGCGCGGGCGACTGGTTGACCCGCTACCAGGCAAGCTCTCAGTTGGCAGACGGGGTGCACCTGACCCAGGCCGGCCACGATCATCTCGCCGGAGTGCTCGGGACACAGCTGAACGAGCTGCAGCTCACTCAGACTGATCTTGCCCGTGCCCAGCAGACCCGGCCGAACGCCGAGCGCTGA
- a CDS encoding phosphatase PAP2 family protein, with the protein MDPDSNSHSTQRAGDPATGGDPLGGEQDRFAAGRDLTRWRTPPGRWLARWTHRLSARLGPHAALVIPLCVGAVLALLLTIGSAGIYDAVTENDGVATLDHPLLNAAEGLRSPTLNTLVTGYTNIGGPIAMPLLAVGFMMILAVRRRSWTPVVLIVAAAAGSLLMTIVGKHFIGRTRPPLIDAVPPYEYSASFPSGHSLNALVIAGIIAYLLLLRQHSHRAGVLIVVVAAVFAFSMGLSRVYLGHHWFTDVLVAWTLGAAWLALVITAHRLYLTAQHRTRARTRNSQTVTDHPDPGPAA; encoded by the coding sequence ATGGATCCGGATAGCAACTCCCACTCCACCCAACGCGCAGGTGATCCTGCTACGGGGGGCGATCCGCTTGGCGGCGAGCAGGACCGCTTCGCGGCAGGACGGGACCTGACGCGCTGGAGGACACCACCGGGCCGATGGCTGGCTCGGTGGACGCACCGCCTCAGCGCCCGGTTGGGCCCGCACGCTGCACTGGTCATACCGCTATGCGTCGGGGCTGTCCTGGCATTGTTGCTGACCATCGGGTCGGCAGGGATCTACGACGCTGTCACCGAAAACGATGGTGTCGCGACGCTGGATCATCCGCTGCTGAACGCCGCCGAGGGCCTGCGATCTCCGACCCTCAATACCTTGGTGACCGGCTACACGAACATCGGCGGCCCGATCGCGATGCCCCTCCTGGCTGTGGGCTTCATGATGATCCTGGCTGTTCGCCGTCGTTCCTGGACACCTGTCGTCCTGATCGTCGCCGCTGCGGCCGGGTCGCTGCTGATGACGATCGTGGGGAAGCATTTCATCGGTCGCACCCGGCCTCCCCTGATCGATGCCGTCCCACCATATGAGTATTCGGCGTCCTTCCCGAGCGGGCATTCCCTCAATGCCCTCGTGATCGCAGGGATCATCGCGTATCTGCTCCTGCTGCGTCAGCACAGCCACCGGGCGGGAGTCCTCATCGTCGTAGTGGCTGCGGTCTTCGCGTTCAGCATGGGCCTCAGCCGCGTCTACCTCGGCCACCACTGGTTCACCGATGTGCTGGTCGCCTGGACCCTCGGAGCCGCGTGGCTCGCCCTGGTCATCACCGCCCACCGCCTCTATCTGACAGCTCAACACCGCACGAGAGCACGGACACGGAACAGCCAGACCGTCACCGACCATCCGGACCCGGGACCAGCAGCGTGA